AACTAAAACATGAGCCTGTTGCCAGCGTAGATCGAGTGAAGGAACTGGAAGCAGAGCTTCAAGAGATGCGCCGGTTGCTTCAAGAGAAAGAGCACACGCTTGCGGATACCCAAGAAGAACTGGCGATTGTAAAAAAAGCAGTGCACATCTTCAGCAAACCAAAGAGCTAAGATTTCAGTTTGTGGAAGACCATCGCTCCGAGTTTTCTTTGGAGAAGATGTGCAGTACCTTTCAAGTATCACGGAGCGGATATTACAAATGGCGAATGGACCGAACCAGCATGCGACAGAACCGTAAAGACGAGGTTATGAAGCGTATTCGCTATCATTTTTACGACCACCAGATGCGGTGTGGAAGCCCTAAAATTACGTATCTGCTCCATTTAGAAGGGTTGCGAATCTCTTCCCGTACCGTCAGTATATACATGCGTCAAATGAATCTACGTTCTGTGGTCGTGCCCAAATATCGCGTTCAGACTACGAATTCCAGACACGACAATCCCCTTGCGCCAAATACGCTGAATCAGCAATTTAAAACGTCCAAACCGAATAAGGTGTGGGTTACCGACATCACCTACATTCCTTGCCGAGGAGGTCGTCTATATCTCGCCAGCGTTCTGGATTTGTGCACACGCGAAATTGTAGGCTGGCGTCTATATAACCATATGGAAACCAGTTTGGTGATGGGTGCACTGGAGGAAGCTCACAAGGCCAAACGCCCCGCTCCGGGATTACTCCATCACTCGGATCGCGGCTCTCAATACACGTCAAAAGAATACGTGGAGCAACTAAAATCATACGGAATGGAATCAAGCATGAGCCGCCGAGGAAACTGTTATGATAACGCCTGCATTGAGTCATGGCACAGTATTTTAAAGAAGGAACTCATTTACTGCAACCCTCGTTTTAAGACGCCAGAAGAGGCTTATACTGCCATCTACCAGTACATTGAGTTCTATTACAACCGCAAGCGAATGCATGGCGCGCTAGGGTATCTTTCCCCTGCTCGTTTTGCGATGAAATTTACGGACAAATCCGCAGCGTAGTGTCTACTTTTTTGACATAGGTCCAGGATAGTAGTAGTAAAGAGAAAGGAGTCTGAGGTTTGTTGCACCTAACGAACCTTAGACGCCTTATTTGCAGCAATTTCACAAAATTACAAAGCTAAAGAATCTCAGGCACGTTATTTCGCATAAATACGCTAAAAACACAAAAAAGAAAGGCCAAATGAGTAAATAAGGTGTATACGATTCGTTACGTTACTGAAATGCCCAAATATGCTTAAATAGCGTGTCCTGGATTCGTTAGAACTCTTATCCCATACGCACATTCATGCTTCTGTACATGTACATGTTCATTTAGATTTTTGCCTCATACGCACATCTATGGGCCTCAGCTCATGTT
The window above is part of the Paenibacillus sp. 1781tsa1 genome. Proteins encoded here:
- a CDS encoding transposase; translated protein: MGEQRQRYNEEFKKQTVKFIQEQTKTLGDLAEELNIPKSTLHQWMSKYRELKHEPVASVDRVKELEAELQEMRRLLQEKEHTLADTQEELAIVKKAVHIFSKPKS
- a CDS encoding IS3 family transposase encodes the protein MEDHRSEFSLEKMCSTFQVSRSGYYKWRMDRTSMRQNRKDEVMKRIRYHFYDHQMRCGSPKITYLLHLEGLRISSRTVSIYMRQMNLRSVVVPKYRVQTTNSRHDNPLAPNTLNQQFKTSKPNKVWVTDITYIPCRGGRLYLASVLDLCTREIVGWRLYNHMETSLVMGALEEAHKAKRPAPGLLHHSDRGSQYTSKEYVEQLKSYGMESSMSRRGNCYDNACIESWHSILKKELIYCNPRFKTPEEAYTAIYQYIEFYYNRKRMHGALGYLSPARFAMKFTDKSAA